The following proteins are encoded in a genomic region of Atribacterota bacterium:
- a CDS encoding long-chain fatty acid--CoA ligase, producing MFSFKTLPEMLQESVKKHGEKPAFKVKEQGRFIPVTYKELYQKIKSFGTGLLEIGIKELDHVGLISENRLEWIISDLAIIHLRAADVPCSGGSSPKDIYFKLSHSDSTAAILEGEKQFINFLQMPKALPEIKNIILLDKINLFCEIAEAPEWAIPIDFVENNKISKIFEKTLNSFIRHQNTALFLSPKAKNFLENYLENNQQVLNKLKGKLPAAFFKETLMQRIYTVDKGFNQQKSFKIYSFDYISQKGQKLLEKGNNKFEEIAKSVREDDLVTIIYTSGTTADPKGVMLVHSNFVHNVRVMPPVQDINGNDRFLSVLPSWHIFERTAEYLSLTVGASTAYSKPFKQILLPDLADEKPTIMTSVPRIWESVYQGAMAKANKGSSFQKKVFDWAFKVGTKYKEAEKIANNEIPLFDRLEFSPEERKKARKTMAMLGWQYKLADKLVYKKIKEVAGGKLRFAISGGGALPDNVDKFFDIAGILVCEGYGLTETSPVLSARNPNARIISTVGTTMPEAEIKIVNKDNLKKEIPNGQTGVVLTKGPMVMRGYYKNEQKTAEVIQDGWFNTGDLGRKTKNGKYLQLVGRSKDTIVLRGGENVEPQPLEEKLLESELINMAVVVGQDKPRLGVLIVPNFETLKAFWEKEKTKIENISDYLKDPKTISLFQQEVRRLISRENGFNPYETVMGLALCSREFSVETGELTETLKVKRFEIHKKFEEIINKICG from the coding sequence ATGTTTAGTTTTAAAACATTGCCAGAAATGCTTCAAGAAAGCGTAAAAAAACATGGGGAAAAACCTGCATTTAAAGTTAAAGAACAAGGAAGGTTCATCCCGGTTACTTATAAGGAACTATATCAGAAGATAAAATCTTTTGGAACCGGATTACTGGAAATCGGTATAAAAGAATTAGACCATGTCGGACTGATAAGTGAAAACCGATTGGAATGGATTATCTCGGATCTTGCAATAATACATCTCAGAGCTGCTGATGTTCCCTGCAGCGGTGGTAGCTCTCCAAAAGATATATATTTTAAGCTTAGCCACTCTGATTCCACAGCAGCTATACTGGAAGGAGAGAAGCAGTTCATCAATTTCCTGCAGATGCCGAAGGCATTGCCAGAAATAAAAAATATAATTTTGCTTGATAAAATAAATCTTTTTTGTGAAATAGCGGAGGCTCCGGAATGGGCAATCCCAATCGATTTTGTCGAAAATAATAAAATAAGCAAAATTTTTGAAAAAACATTAAACAGTTTTATCAGACATCAAAATACTGCTTTATTCTTATCACCAAAGGCTAAAAATTTTTTAGAAAATTATCTGGAAAATAATCAGCAAGTATTAAATAAATTAAAGGGTAAACTTCCTGCTGCTTTTTTCAAAGAAACCCTAATGCAAAGGATATATACTGTTGACAAAGGTTTTAACCAGCAAAAATCTTTTAAAATTTATTCTTTTGATTATATCTCACAAAAGGGCCAGAAACTTTTAGAAAAGGGAAATAATAAATTTGAAGAAATAGCTAAAAGCGTCAGGGAAGATGATCTGGTAACAATCATTTATACATCCGGTACAACAGCGGACCCAAAAGGTGTTATGCTGGTTCATTCCAATTTTGTTCATAATGTTCGGGTAATGCCTCCTGTTCAAGATATTAATGGAAATGACAGGTTTTTATCAGTCCTGCCTTCCTGGCATATCTTTGAAAGAACGGCAGAATACCTTTCCTTAACCGTTGGTGCATCAACCGCCTACAGCAAGCCTTTTAAACAAATACTTCTTCCTGACCTTGCGGATGAAAAACCAACCATAATGACCAGTGTACCAAGAATATGGGAAAGTGTTTATCAGGGAGCTATGGCAAAAGCCAATAAAGGAAGTTCTTTTCAAAAAAAAGTATTCGACTGGGCCTTTAAAGTGGGGACAAAGTATAAAGAAGCAGAAAAAATTGCCAATAATGAAATTCCATTATTTGACAGATTGGAATTTAGTCCTGAAGAAAGAAAAAAAGCCAGAAAGACTATGGCTATGTTAGGATGGCAATACAAGCTCGCCGACAAGCTGGTCTACAAAAAAATCAAGGAAGTTGCCGGAGGTAAGCTGAGATTTGCCATCAGTGGTGGAGGAGCATTACCGGATAATGTAGATAAATTCTTTGATATAGCCGGAATTCTGGTCTGTGAAGGTTATGGACTAACTGAAACTTCCCCGGTCTTATCTGCCAGGAATCCCAATGCCCGAATCATATCTACCGTGGGGACAACCATGCCCGAGGCTGAAATAAAAATAGTTAATAAGGATAACCTGAAAAAAGAAATACCCAATGGCCAAACCGGTGTAGTTCTGACTAAAGGTCCGATGGTTATGAGAGGTTATTACAAAAATGAACAGAAGACTGCTGAGGTTATCCAGGATGGCTGGTTTAATACCGGAGATCTGGGAAGAAAGACAAAAAACGGTAAATATTTGCAATTAGTAGGCAGATCAAAAGATACCATAGTCTTAAGAGGTGGGGAGAATGTTGAACCCCAGCCTCTGGAAGAAAAATTACTGGAGAGTGAACTTATTAACATGGCTGTGGTAGTAGGCCAGGATAAACCTCGCCTGGGGGTACTCATTGTTCCAAATTTTGAAACTTTAAAGGCTTTTTGGGAGAAGGAAAAAACTAAAATTGAAAACATCAGTGATTATTTAAAAGATCCTAAAACTATTTCTCTTTTCCAGCAGGAAGTCAGAAGACTAATATCCAGAGAAAACGGCTTTAATCCATATGAAACAGTTATGGGATTAGCTTTATGTTCACGGGAATTTAGTGTAGAAACAGGAGAGTTAACTGAAACCCTAAAAGTAAAAAGATTTGAAATCCATAAAAAATTTGAAGAGATTATTAATAAAATCTGCGGATAG
- a CDS encoding flavodoxin family protein: MSNNLKVVGIIGSPRKGMNTDTLVTKALEGAQTSGARTEKIYLNDLDILPCQACEKFPSPEYCFFHDGMDKIYSILESADALVIGAPAYFASFSAQLKLMIDRSNCLAEIITQPNGKLVFKPRIKKKKKAIFVWVANISRNPEHALASIRIWCKYFANIELVDTLIATESDSGEGVRKSTKLLDKAFNLGVLLTT, encoded by the coding sequence ATGAGTAATAATTTAAAGGTAGTGGGTATTATAGGCAGTCCCAGGAAGGGTATGAATACGGATACTCTGGTAACAAAAGCCCTGGAAGGAGCTCAAACTTCTGGCGCCAGGACAGAAAAAATTTACCTTAATGATCTGGATATTCTGCCCTGCCAGGCTTGTGAAAAATTTCCCTCTCCTGAATATTGTTTTTTTCATGACGGGATGGATAAAATTTATAGTATCCTTGAAAGCGCTGATGCCCTGGTTATTGGTGCACCTGCTTATTTTGCATCTTTCAGTGCCCAGCTCAAGCTTATGATAGATAGATCAAACTGTCTGGCAGAGATTATTACCCAGCCAAACGGCAAATTGGTCTTTAAGCCCAGGATTAAGAAAAAAAAGAAAGCCATCTTTGTCTGGGTAGCTAACATTTCCAGAAATCCTGAGCATGCACTGGCATCTATTAGAATATGGTGTAAGTATTTTGCCAATATTGAATTGGTTGATACATTGATTGCTACTGAATCAGATTCCGGAGAAGGGGTTAGAAAGTCAACAAAACTCCTTGATAAAGCTTTTAATCTCGGAGTTTTGTTGACTACTTGA
- a CDS encoding 2-dehydropantoate 2-reductase, translated as MSKEIKNVCVYGIGGVGGYFGGRIAHKINTENLNDMEVYFIGRGEHLKYVQEHGLKLITDNDEFNCFPNIATDNIRRIPTPDLYLLCVKGYDLENAVSAISKNVSSHTIIIPLLNGVDIYERIREKLQKAIVTPAAVYVSSSIEIPGTVRQKGQEGQIVFGKDPEYQKYNYQPIAEYFKQIGIKASWFENPYPAIWEKYIFIAPFSLVTAYAGKTIGEVLGDEKLRTLTEEIMNEVILIGNAKNVDFAENIVEETIKKAQGFPYETKTSFQRDYEKGNARHEGDIFGGTLIRMAEENNITVPVIKEIYNKL; from the coding sequence ATGTCAAAAGAAATTAAAAATGTATGTGTATATGGTATCGGTGGAGTCGGAGGTTATTTTGGTGGCAGGATAGCACATAAAATTAATACTGAAAATCTGAATGATATGGAAGTATATTTCATAGGTCGCGGAGAACACCTGAAATATGTTCAGGAGCATGGACTTAAGCTTATAACGGATAACGATGAATTCAATTGCTTTCCCAATATTGCTACAGATAATATAAGAAGAATTCCAACTCCTGATTTGTATTTACTCTGTGTAAAGGGATATGATTTAGAAAATGCAGTTTCTGCCATATCAAAAAATGTCTCGTCTCATACTATAATTATTCCTTTATTAAATGGGGTTGATATTTATGAAAGAATTCGGGAAAAATTACAGAAGGCAATAGTTACACCGGCTGCGGTTTACGTATCTTCCAGTATCGAAATACCGGGAACAGTCAGACAGAAGGGGCAGGAAGGGCAAATTGTATTTGGTAAAGATCCTGAATATCAGAAGTATAACTATCAGCCAATTGCTGAATATTTCAAACAAATAGGAATAAAGGCTTCCTGGTTTGAAAATCCATATCCGGCAATATGGGAAAAATATATTTTTATTGCACCATTCAGCCTGGTAACTGCTTATGCAGGAAAAACAATTGGAGAAGTTCTGGGAGATGAGAAGCTAAGGACTTTAACAGAGGAAATTATGAATGAAGTAATTTTAATCGGAAATGCAAAAAATGTAGATTTCGCAGAAAACATAGTTGAGGAGACAATTAAAAAAGCACAAGGTTTTCCCTATGAGACCAAAACATCTTTCCAGAGAGATTATGAAAAAGGTAATGCTCGGCACGAGGGAGATATTTTCGGTGGCACTTTAATCCGTATGGCGGAAGAAAATAATATTACTGTTCCGGTAATTAAAGAGATTTATAATAAATTGTAA